The following proteins come from a genomic window of Zonotrichia albicollis isolate bZonAlb1 chromosome 12, bZonAlb1.hap1, whole genome shotgun sequence:
- the MON1A gene encoding vacuolar fusion protein MON1 homolog A has translation MAADVHKKKSWEVPNGSLAPGDGQHTERSESPTPGLAQGTEPGAGQEGAMFVHTRSYEDLTSPEDGAAAARSPEERRGEPAEQSSMEQISKDFSELSTQLTGMALDLDEEMRAGKEGKLEPSPQTTRRDSVLSGKEEEDVTMDAWRSHRKHVFVLSEAGKPVYSRYGSEEALSSTMGVMMALVSFLEAEKNAIRSIHADGYKVVFVRRSPLVLVAVARTRQSEQEIAHELLYIYYQILSLLTWTQLNHIFQQKQNYDLRRLLAGSERITDNLLDLMAHDPSFLMGAVRCLPLAASVRDAVSSSLQQAKAKSLVFSILLSGNQLVSLVRKKDQFLHPIDLHLLFNLISSSSSFREGEAWTPICLPKFNSSGFFHAHISYLEQEMDLCLLLVSTDREDFFTVSDCKRRFQERLRRRGVQHALHEALRTPFYSVAQVGIPDLRHFIYKSKSSGLFTSPEIEAPYVQEEEKERLLGLYQYLHSRAHNSSRPLKNIYFTGPRENLLAWVTNAFELYVCYSPLGTKAGAINAVNKLMKWIRKEEDRLFILTPQTY, from the exons ATGGCTGCAGATGTCCATAAGAAGAAAAGCTGGGAAGTGCCCAATGGGTCCCTGgcgccaggagatgggcagcaCACAGAGAGGTCCGAGAGCCCCACgccggggctggcacagggcacggaGCCAG GGGCGGGCCAGGAGGGAGCCATGTTCGTGCACACCCGCTCCTACGAGGACCTGACCAGTCCCGAGGACGGGGCGGCTGCGGCGCGGAGCCCGGAGGAGAGGCGGGGGGAGCCGGCCGAGCAGAGCAGCATGGAGCAGATCAGCAAGGACTTCAGCGAGCTGAGCACGCAGCTCACGGGCATGGCCCTCGACCTGGACGAGGAGATGAGGGCGGGCAAGGAGGGGAAGCTGGAGCCATCCCCGCAGACCACCCGGCGCGACTCGGTGCTGtcggggaaggaggaggaggacgtgACCATGGACGCCTGGCGCTCGCACCGGAAGCACGTCTTTGTGCTGAGCGAGGCGGGCAAGCCCGTGTACTCCCGCTATGGCTCTGAGGAGGCCCTGTCCAGCACCATGGGCGTCATGATGGCCCTGGTGTCCTTCCTGGAGGCCGAGAAAAACGCCATCCGGTCCATCCACGCAG ATGGCTACAAGGTGGTCTTCGTGCGGAGGAGCCcgctggtgctggtggcagtggcacGCACCCGGCAGTCAGAGCAGGAGATTGCCCACGAGCTGCTCTACATCTACTACCAGATTCTGAGCCTGCTCACGTGGACCCAGCTCAACCACATCTTCCAGCAGAAGCAGAACTATGACCTGCGCCGGCTCCTGGCTGGCTCCGAGCGCATCACCGACAACCTGCTGGACCTCATGGCCCACGACCCCAGCTTCCTGATGGGCGCCGTGCGCTGCCTGCCCCTGGCCGCCAGCGTCCGGGacgctgtcagcagcagcctgcagcaggcCAAGGCCAAGAGCCTGGTGTTTTCCATTCTGCTGTCTGGGAACCAGCTGGTGTCTCTCGTGAGGAAGAAGGATCAGTTCCTTCACCCCATTGACCTCCATTTGCTCTTTAACCTCATcagctcttcttcctctttccgGGAGGGCGAAGCCTGGACTCCCATTTGCCTCCCTAAGTTCAACTCCAGCGGTTTCTTCCACGCCCACATCTCCTACCTGGAGCAGGAGATGgacctgtgcctgctgctggtcTCCACTGACCGTGAGGACTTCTTCACCGTGTCCGACTGCAAGCGGCGCTTCCAGGAGCGGCTGCGGCGGCGGGGGGTGCAGCACGCTCTGCACGAGGCCCTGCGCACCCCCTTCTACAGCGTCGCCCAGGTGGGCATCCCCGACCTCCGGCACTTCATCTACAAGTCCAAGAGCTCCGGGCTCTTCACCAG ccccgAGATTGAGGCTCCCTAcgtgcaggaggaggagaaggagaggctCTTGGGGCTTTACCAGTACCTGCACAGTCGGGCCCACAACTCTTCACGGCCCCTGAAGAACATCTATTTCACAGGCCCCCGCGAGAACCTCCTGGCGTGG